A single genomic interval of Acidobacteriota bacterium harbors:
- the atpD gene encoding F0F1 ATP synthase subunit beta, which translates to MKYGRVVQVIGPVVDVEFDEGEVPEIYTALQITTDEFKSSREINIIVEVEQHLGENRVRAVSMHPTDGVIRGMRAINLEGPITVPVGRETLGRLMNVIGEPADKLGEIKAKKRYPIHRPAPPLDEQSTKLEMFETGIKVIDLLEPYLKGGKIGLFGGAGVGKTVIIMELIHNVAKKHGGFSVFAGVGERTREGNDLWLEMKQSGVLSKASLIYGQMTEPPGARLRVGLSGLTVAEYFRDEEGQDVLLFIDNIFRFVQAGSEVSALLGRMPSAVGYQPNLAAELGELQERITSTKRGSITSVQAIYVPADDFTDPAPATTFSHLDANTNLSRQIAEMGIYPAVDPLSSYSRILDPRIIGEEHYQVARQVRAILQRYKDLQDIIAILGIEELSEEDKIIVARARKIQKFLSQPFHVAEEFTGRKGKYIEIKDTIKGFKEIAEGKCDNIPEQAFYMVGTIEEVREKAMELEK; encoded by the coding sequence ATGAAATATGGGAGAGTTGTTCAAGTTATAGGACCTGTGGTTGATGTGGAATTTGATGAAGGTGAAGTGCCTGAAATTTATACAGCTTTACAAATAACTACCGATGAATTTAAAAGCTCACGGGAGATAAATATAATAGTAGAGGTAGAACAGCATCTTGGTGAGAATAGAGTTCGAGCCGTTTCTATGCATCCCACGGATGGTGTGATCAGAGGGATGAGAGCGATTAATTTAGAAGGTCCGATCACTGTTCCTGTAGGTAGAGAGACTCTTGGGAGATTAATGAATGTAATCGGAGAGCCAGCTGATAAACTTGGGGAAATAAAAGCAAAAAAGAGATATCCAATTCACAGGCCCGCTCCTCCATTAGATGAGCAGAGCACAAAATTAGAAATGTTTGAGACAGGGATTAAAGTTATTGATTTACTCGAACCTTATTTAAAAGGAGGGAAAATTGGACTTTTTGGCGGAGCAGGGGTTGGCAAGACCGTTATAATCATGGAGTTAATCCATAATGTTGCTAAGAAGCACGGAGGTTTTTCTGTGTTTGCGGGGGTTGGCGAGAGAACAAGGGAAGGTAATGATTTATGGCTTGAAATGAAACAATCCGGGGTTCTAAGCAAGGCATCTTTAATTTATGGCCAGATGACCGAGCCACCCGGTGCAAGACTAAGAGTTGGTCTTTCAGGTCTGACTGTTGCTGAATATTTCAGAGATGAAGAAGGTCAGGATGTACTTTTATTCATAGATAACATATTTAGATTTGTTCAGGCAGGTTCAGAAGTTTCTGCTTTGCTTGGAAGGATGCCCTCAGCGGTCGGCTATCAGCCTAATTTGGCTGCAGAGCTGGGAGAACTTCAGGAGAGAATTACATCAACCAAAAGAGGCTCAATTACCTCTGTTCAGGCAATTTATGTTCCTGCCGATGATTTCACTGACCCTGCACCTGCAACAACATTCTCTCATTTAGATGCAAACACAAATCTCTCCCGCCAGATTGCAGAGATGGGAATCTATCCAGCAGTTGACCCTTTATCTTCCTACTCAAGAATTCTTGACCCAAGAATAATAGGAGAAGAGCATTATCAGGTAGCAAGGCAAGTTAGAGCCATTCTGCAGAGATATAAAGATCTTCAGGATATAATAGCTATTCTGGGAATAGAGGAACTTTCGGAAGAGGATAAAATAATTGTTGCAAGAGCGAGAAAAATCCAGAAGTTTCTTTCGCAGCCGTTCCATGTAGCTGAAGAATTTACCGGAAGAAAGGGAAAATATATTGAAATCAAAGATACGATAAAAGGATTTAAAGAGATTGCTGAAGGAAAGTGCGATAACATTCCAGAACAGGCTTTTTATATGGTAGGTACAATTGAAGAGGTTAGGGAAAAAGCAATGGAATTGGAGAAATGA